In Nicotiana tabacum cultivar K326 chromosome 19, ASM71507v2, whole genome shotgun sequence, one DNA window encodes the following:
- the LOC107783770 gene encoding potassium transporter 7 isoform X1 produces MMDEGLERERDQENGRLASMDSIESRWVFQDEDDSEIDSVDRDTVDGDGDSTPRNGLELDSDDEDNAEQKLIRTGPRIDSFDVEALDVPGAQKNDYEDVSAGRTILLAFQTLGVVFGDVGTSPLYTFSVMFSKAPVNSNEDVLGALSLVLYTLILIPLVKYVLIVLWANDDGEGGTFALYSLLCRHAKVNLLPNQLPSDARISSFRLKVPSPELERSLKLKERLEASLTLKKLLLILVLAGTSMVIADGVVTPAMSVMSAVGGLKVGVSGVKQDQVVMISVAFLVILFSVQKYGTSKVGLVVGPALFIWFCSLGGIGVYNLIKYDSRVWRAFNPVHIYYYFKHNSTKAWYSLGGCLLCATGSEAMFADLCYFSVRSVQLTFMFLVLPCLLLGYLGQAAYLMENHDDTTQAFFSSVPSGAFWPVFLIANIAALIASRAMTTATFSCIKQSTALGCFPRLKIVHTSRKFMGQIYIPVMNWFLLALSLVLVCSISSIYEIGNAYAVAELGVMMMTTILVTIVMLLIWQINILIVLSFLIIFLGLELTFFSSVLWSVGDGSWIILVFAVVLFLIMYIWNYGSKLKYETEVKQKMSMDLLRELGPNLGTIRAPGIGLLYNELAKGIPAIFGHFLTTLPAVHSMIIFVCIKYVPVPVVPQNERFLFRRVCPKSYHIFRCVARYGYKDARKENHHTFEQLLIESLEKFIRREAQERSLESDGDGSDSEEEYAFSRVLVAPNGSVYSLGVPLLADFRDTGKAVMEESTSEELKPGTSSESLLSDAEQSLDKELSFIHKAKESGVVYLLGHGDIRARKDSWFIKKLIINYFYAFLRKNSRRGIANLSVPHSHLVQVGMQYMV; encoded by the exons ATGATGGACGAGGGTTTAGAGAGGGAAAGGGACCAGGAAAATGGCAGATTAGCGTCTATGGATTCGATTGAATCACGCTGGGTATTTCAGGACGAGGATGATTCGGAGATTGATAGTGTTGATCGCGATACTGTGGACGGAGATGGCGATTCGACACCGCGAAATGGCTTGGAATTGGACTCTGACGATGAGGATAATGCGGAGCAGAAGCTGATCCGTACTGGTCCTCGTATTGATTCGTTTGATGTGGAAGCTCTTGATGTTCCCGGTGCTCAAAAGAACGACTATGAG GATGTCTCAGCGGGTAGGACAATCCTGTTGGCTTTTCAGACTCTTGGAGTTGTTTTTGGCGACGTGGGAACAAGTCCCTTGTATACCTTTAGTGTGATGTTTAGTAAGGCCCCGGTCAATAGCAATGAAGACGTTCTTGGTGCATTATCCCTTGTTTTATATACCTTAATCCTCATTCCCTTGGTTAAATATGTCCTTATTGTTCTTTGGGCCAACGATGACGGTGAAG GTGGTACCTTTGCTTTGTACTCATTGCTTTGTAGGCATGCAAAGGTTAATCTTCTCCCCAATCAACTTCCATCAGATGCTCGCATATCAAGCTTTAGACTAAAGGTGCCATCTCCAGAACTTGAGAGAtctttaaaactaaaagaaagactAGAGGCTTCATTGACATTGAAAAAACTTCTTCTGATCTTAGTTCTCGCTGGCACTTCAATGGTGATTGCTGACGGTGTTGTTACACCTGCTATGTCAG TAATGTCTGCTGTTGGTGGCTTAAAAGTCGGAGTTTCTGGGGTTAAGCAAG aTCAAGTAGTGATGATCTCGGTGGCATTTCTTGTAATTCTCTTCAGCGTACAGAAGTATGGGACAAGTAAAGTGGGTCTTGTTGTTGGTCCTGCTTTGTTTATATGGTTTTGTTCCCTGGGTGGTATTGGTGTCTACAACCTCATTAAGTATGATTCTCGTGTTTGGAGGGCATTTAATCCTGTTCACATATACTATTATTTCAAGCACAACTCAACAAAGGCCTGGTACTCTCTTGGTGGTTGTCTTTTATGTGCAACAG GTTCAGAAGCAATGTTTGCAGATCTTTGCTATTTTTCGGTGAGGTCAGTTCAG CTTACATTTATGTTCCTTGTGCTGCCATGCCTTCTATTGGGATACCTTGGTCAAGCTGCTTACCTGATGGAGAACCATGATGATACAACACAAGCTTTCTTCTCTTCTGTGCCAA GTGGAGCTTTCTGGCCTGTCTTCTTGATTGCCAATATAGCTGCTTTGATTGCCAGTAGAGCAATGACCACAGCAACTTTTTCTTGCATTAAACAATCCACAGCTCTAGGCTGCTTCCCTCGCCTTAAGATTGTTCATACGTCTCGGAAGTTCATGGGTCAGATTTATATACCAGTCATGAACTGGTTTCTTCTGGCGTTGTCTTTGGTGTTGGTCTGCTCTATCTCAAGTATATATGAAATTGGAAATGCTTATG CTGTAGCGGAGCTTGGGGTGATGATGATGACAACAATATTGGTTACTATTGTTATGCTTCTGATATGGCAGATCAACATCTTAATTGTGCTAAGTTTTCTCATTATATTCTTGGGATTGGAGTTAACATTCTTCTCATCTGTTTTATGGAGTGTGGGAGATGGAAGTTGGATTATACTTGTCTTTGCTGTAGTCTTGTTCCTGATTATGTACATCTGGAATTATGGAAGCAAGCTGAAGTATGAAACTGAAGTCAAGCAAAAGATGTCTATGGATTTGTTGCGGGAACTGGGCCCCAACCTTGGAACTATCAGAGCTCCTGGAATTGGCTTGCTTTATAATGAACTAGCAAAGGGAATACCAGCCATATTCGGACACTTTCTCACCACTCTACCTGCTGTGCATTCCATGATCATTTTTGTTTGTATAAAATATGTTCCTGTTCCAGTTGTACCTCAGAATGAAAGGTTCCTGTTCAGGCGAGTCTGCCCCAAAAGCTACCACATATTCCGTTGTGTTGCCag ATATGGGTACAAGGATGCTCGTAAAGAAAATCACCACACTTTTGAGCAACTGCTCATTGAAAGTCTCGAGAAGTTCATACGCAGAGAAGCTCAGGAGCGATCACTTGAAAGTGATGGCGATGGTTCGGACTCTGAAGAAGAGTATGCCTTCTCAAGGGTTCTTGTAGCTCCAAATGGAAGTGTTTATTCACTAGGTGTTCCTCTCTTAGCGGATTTTAGGGACACAGGAAAGGCAGTTATGGAAGAAAGCACTTCAGAAGAGCTGAAACCTGGGACTTCTTCTGAGTCGTTATTGTCTGATGCAGAGCAATCCCTTGACAAGGAGCTCTCGTTCATTCACAAGGCTAAAGAATCTGGTGTGGTCTATCTTCTTGGTCATGGAGATATTAGGGCAAGGAAGGATTCATGGTTCATTAAGAAGCttatcataaattatttttacgcTTTCTTGAGAAAGAATAGTAGGAGGGGAATTGCCAATTTGAGTGTACCACATTCACATTTAGTGCAAGTTGGCATGCAATATATGGTGTGA
- the LOC107783770 gene encoding potassium transporter 7 isoform X2, with product MFSKAPVNSNEDVLGALSLVLYTLILIPLVKYVLIVLWANDDGEGGTFALYSLLCRHAKVNLLPNQLPSDARISSFRLKVPSPELERSLKLKERLEASLTLKKLLLILVLAGTSMVIADGVVTPAMSVMSAVGGLKVGVSGVKQDQVVMISVAFLVILFSVQKYGTSKVGLVVGPALFIWFCSLGGIGVYNLIKYDSRVWRAFNPVHIYYYFKHNSTKAWYSLGGCLLCATGSEAMFADLCYFSVRSVQLTFMFLVLPCLLLGYLGQAAYLMENHDDTTQAFFSSVPSGAFWPVFLIANIAALIASRAMTTATFSCIKQSTALGCFPRLKIVHTSRKFMGQIYIPVMNWFLLALSLVLVCSISSIYEIGNAYAVAELGVMMMTTILVTIVMLLIWQINILIVLSFLIIFLGLELTFFSSVLWSVGDGSWIILVFAVVLFLIMYIWNYGSKLKYETEVKQKMSMDLLRELGPNLGTIRAPGIGLLYNELAKGIPAIFGHFLTTLPAVHSMIIFVCIKYVPVPVVPQNERFLFRRVCPKSYHIFRCVARYGYKDARKENHHTFEQLLIESLEKFIRREAQERSLESDGDGSDSEEEYAFSRVLVAPNGSVYSLGVPLLADFRDTGKAVMEESTSEELKPGTSSESLLSDAEQSLDKELSFIHKAKESGVVYLLGHGDIRARKDSWFIKKLIINYFYAFLRKNSRRGIANLSVPHSHLVQVGMQYMV from the exons ATGTTTAGTAAGGCCCCGGTCAATAGCAATGAAGACGTTCTTGGTGCATTATCCCTTGTTTTATATACCTTAATCCTCATTCCCTTGGTTAAATATGTCCTTATTGTTCTTTGGGCCAACGATGACGGTGAAG GTGGTACCTTTGCTTTGTACTCATTGCTTTGTAGGCATGCAAAGGTTAATCTTCTCCCCAATCAACTTCCATCAGATGCTCGCATATCAAGCTTTAGACTAAAGGTGCCATCTCCAGAACTTGAGAGAtctttaaaactaaaagaaagactAGAGGCTTCATTGACATTGAAAAAACTTCTTCTGATCTTAGTTCTCGCTGGCACTTCAATGGTGATTGCTGACGGTGTTGTTACACCTGCTATGTCAG TAATGTCTGCTGTTGGTGGCTTAAAAGTCGGAGTTTCTGGGGTTAAGCAAG aTCAAGTAGTGATGATCTCGGTGGCATTTCTTGTAATTCTCTTCAGCGTACAGAAGTATGGGACAAGTAAAGTGGGTCTTGTTGTTGGTCCTGCTTTGTTTATATGGTTTTGTTCCCTGGGTGGTATTGGTGTCTACAACCTCATTAAGTATGATTCTCGTGTTTGGAGGGCATTTAATCCTGTTCACATATACTATTATTTCAAGCACAACTCAACAAAGGCCTGGTACTCTCTTGGTGGTTGTCTTTTATGTGCAACAG GTTCAGAAGCAATGTTTGCAGATCTTTGCTATTTTTCGGTGAGGTCAGTTCAG CTTACATTTATGTTCCTTGTGCTGCCATGCCTTCTATTGGGATACCTTGGTCAAGCTGCTTACCTGATGGAGAACCATGATGATACAACACAAGCTTTCTTCTCTTCTGTGCCAA GTGGAGCTTTCTGGCCTGTCTTCTTGATTGCCAATATAGCTGCTTTGATTGCCAGTAGAGCAATGACCACAGCAACTTTTTCTTGCATTAAACAATCCACAGCTCTAGGCTGCTTCCCTCGCCTTAAGATTGTTCATACGTCTCGGAAGTTCATGGGTCAGATTTATATACCAGTCATGAACTGGTTTCTTCTGGCGTTGTCTTTGGTGTTGGTCTGCTCTATCTCAAGTATATATGAAATTGGAAATGCTTATG CTGTAGCGGAGCTTGGGGTGATGATGATGACAACAATATTGGTTACTATTGTTATGCTTCTGATATGGCAGATCAACATCTTAATTGTGCTAAGTTTTCTCATTATATTCTTGGGATTGGAGTTAACATTCTTCTCATCTGTTTTATGGAGTGTGGGAGATGGAAGTTGGATTATACTTGTCTTTGCTGTAGTCTTGTTCCTGATTATGTACATCTGGAATTATGGAAGCAAGCTGAAGTATGAAACTGAAGTCAAGCAAAAGATGTCTATGGATTTGTTGCGGGAACTGGGCCCCAACCTTGGAACTATCAGAGCTCCTGGAATTGGCTTGCTTTATAATGAACTAGCAAAGGGAATACCAGCCATATTCGGACACTTTCTCACCACTCTACCTGCTGTGCATTCCATGATCATTTTTGTTTGTATAAAATATGTTCCTGTTCCAGTTGTACCTCAGAATGAAAGGTTCCTGTTCAGGCGAGTCTGCCCCAAAAGCTACCACATATTCCGTTGTGTTGCCag ATATGGGTACAAGGATGCTCGTAAAGAAAATCACCACACTTTTGAGCAACTGCTCATTGAAAGTCTCGAGAAGTTCATACGCAGAGAAGCTCAGGAGCGATCACTTGAAAGTGATGGCGATGGTTCGGACTCTGAAGAAGAGTATGCCTTCTCAAGGGTTCTTGTAGCTCCAAATGGAAGTGTTTATTCACTAGGTGTTCCTCTCTTAGCGGATTTTAGGGACACAGGAAAGGCAGTTATGGAAGAAAGCACTTCAGAAGAGCTGAAACCTGGGACTTCTTCTGAGTCGTTATTGTCTGATGCAGAGCAATCCCTTGACAAGGAGCTCTCGTTCATTCACAAGGCTAAAGAATCTGGTGTGGTCTATCTTCTTGGTCATGGAGATATTAGGGCAAGGAAGGATTCATGGTTCATTAAGAAGCttatcataaattatttttacgcTTTCTTGAGAAAGAATAGTAGGAGGGGAATTGCCAATTTGAGTGTACCACATTCACATTTAGTGCAAGTTGGCATGCAATATATGGTGTGA